GGACATACTATATCTTTGTTTTGAACATCAAAGGCTGTCATATGTTGGAGTAGAGGACAactctaaacttatcaaatctGATAATGCGAAGGCATATTATGTGGGCAGAAGCATGCAATTGCCACAAGATGGGGTAAGTAGCCACAGCCATCACTGCCCATATGTTATTTGACAACAAAGGTTGATGCTTTtcttggaaaaataaaaaaaaaagcttcGAATTTAGACTGCTGATTCTGATggattctttttaatttttaatacgTAATGTGCTGTATCAACTGATCATGATATATGCAAGTTCCCTGGAAGTATTTCTTATGCATGGGATATATATGGTATATGTACTTCTTCCTCTGTGATATTGTTATTAAaccttaaaatttaaaatactgaACATGATAATGACAGTCAGCTCCAGCTTAGCAGTTAGTACAGAGGCCTGTTTTGATGCAGCTCTGCATTGTGCTTTTACCATTGTTTGAATTATACTTCTAGTCTACTTGTCCCATATCCCTCCCCTCTCCTCTGTTCTCTCTCGTCTCTTTTGTCTTGTTATTTTAGTTCCCTTGCTACTTCTGCTGCCTTGTACCAGAAGGAGAAAAGAACAAATCACTTTGAAAGCATTATATTACATCTGTTAGAGGAATCCTGTTTAAACGAGTTAAAAACAAATGGAAACTTTCATCATAATCATTGCTTCATTTGTTAGTTGTCTTTCCACAAATTATTGCATATTCAAGTATGATCATCATATGCACTTTGGAGGAATTTATTTTATATGCAATTGGaactaaagttgcttgttctccttaatatttatacatatttccTCAAATAATGAAAACCTAATTTTGCTGCTACTTTTATGCGAAGGTTGTGGAAACAGCAGCTGTTGATGAACTTGTTCTTGGAAACTGGAAGTCTCAAGGAACCACTGGTAGCATGTCTGTGCTTGAAGAACATGAGGTGCTATTTCCGATGATTCAGGTTGGAAGTTATGTCTCTAGGTGGATAAATGTTAAGAATCCTAGCAAACATCCAGTTTTGATGCAGCTTGTCTTGAACTATGGGGAAAGCATCGATGAGTGCAGGGTTCTGGATGATTTATTTCACCCCTCTTCATCTGGTAATTTGGCTCTAGGTAAAGGTGCTGCTACTCCAACAAAGCATGGATTCTCAGTACCAGGGAGTGCATTGACAGAGGCTTATGTGCAGCCATATGACCGTGCATCTTTGGGGCCAATAATTTTTTATCCATCCAATCGCTGTGCTTGGAGTGGTTCTGCATTGATAAGAAACAATCTTTCAGGTGTTGAGTGGATATCTTTAAGGGGATTTGGAGGTTTGCATTCTCTAGCCTTGCTAGAGAGATCTGACCATGTCCAAAGCATAGACTTCAATGTTAAAATGCTCAAGCCACTCAATTTATCACTTCCTTATAACTTACTTAACATGAAAGAGATGGCTTCTGTCTGTTCAAAGCCTTTAGTGAAAGAGTTATATGCAAAGAACACAGGAGACTTGCCATTGGAGGTGATAAGAATCAGGGTTTCTGGCAGAGAATGTGGGTTGGATGGTTTTCATATTCCTTCTTGTAAGGGGTTTGCTCTTGAACCTGGGGAGTCAACTAAACTTTTGATATCATACCAAACTGATTTTTCTGCAGATATGGTGCATCGAGATCTTGAACTTGCCCTGGCTACTGGTATTTTTCTGATACCCGTTAAGGCAACTATCTCTCATGATATGCTTAGTAACTGCAAGAAATCCATGTTTTGGATGCGAGTGAAAAAATACCTCGGAATTCTTCTTGTTGCGTCCTTACTTTTACTGATATTTTGTTTCCTATTTCCCCAAACCGCTATATTGGACTCCTTGGATGACTTCTGCAAGGGTGATGATAACTTAGTCCAGACAACCATAAAAAGTGCTATGGGAACATCTTTGCTTCATCATAACCAGAGAAAGAGTAAGTTATCCATGTCTGGGAAGATGAACCATCTCGTGGAAGCTTCATGTGGTGGATATTCTTATGATCAAGGCAATCCGTCTGAGCTGGGAATGTCGCAAAACTTGATGCAGACATCTGAAAACAATAAGAAGACTAGTCATTTGTTGGAAACTCAAGATGAAGGTAAATGGTCATCCACAACAGTCCAGGGCTCTGACACAAACAAGGCACCTCAACTGGCATATCTCATGGTTAACACTGGTAAAGAAAAGGGtcgaagaaagaagaggaagtCTCATGGTGCCAAATTACAAGCACTGTCTGAAGTTTCAAGTAGTCAGAGTGGGAACTCTACACCCTCATCTCCCTTATCCCCAGTCCCCTCTGCTGCACCTAAATGTAACTGGCTATTGTCTTCTAACTTGGTGCAACCCGTTGAGGCTCTTAGTAGTTCAATGACACAGGTGGCTGCCCAACATTCTGAAAACAATCAAGCTTCTTCCCCATCTTCTAAGCCTGAGGCTCCCCTCAAACACTGCAGCAGTAGTAGGTCTTCTCCTCATGCGCCACCTTCTGCTTCAAGTTGTGCTGCTACTAGCATGCATGTTCAGACAACTTGTGATGCCACTACTGTTGTTGGTGGGTCGCCTCCCTCCTCCTTGGTGTCAAATTCTGCTGTTACATTGCAGTCTCGGGCTCCTGGATCCAAACGTCACAACCAAAAAGCTGTTCAAGCGCAAGAGGAGAAAGGGCTTGCAGATGAGTATAGATATGATATTTGGGGTGATCATTTTTCTGGATTTCACTTGTTAGGTCCAAAAAATGTTACTTCCATGAAGTCCAGTCCTGcagaaaataattttgacaGCTTCTTTGTAAGGGGCCCTCAAACCCTCATGACAAATTCTCAAGAAGGCTAGTAAGTTGAAAACCTTTATTTCACACTTTCTTGCCTAGTCTATGTTGAAAAAATGAATAGAAATAAAGGATTTGATATATCTCTCATGGCCTCCCACATGCACATCCATTGTCATCTCAGTGTAAAAGGCACTCAATTTTGTGAATATGTTAACAAAATCAGTATCTGCAATCCTATAATTCCAGAGAATAAAACTTGGAAATGGACCATATGGAGAATCTACTTGAACATGTCAAGTATAGATTTTTACCGGCATACCCTGTCAATGAATGGTGAAAATCCAAGTAGATTTTCTGACTGAGATTTGGCAGGATTGACTCTCAAAAAACATGAAAGCTGAAACCTCCCAACAGCTTCTGCATGTTTGGACTGAAGTTGCTGTTCAGATccatgttaaaaatattattgtccTTTACTTAATCTCCTTGGTGATATGTTATCCACCATAGCATATTTGGCATGCAAGCCATAGTGGAAGCCAATGCTAAACAAACATGTATAACAGTATAAGCCAATATCCAAATAATTACACTTAAAATCAAAAAgagaaaagcaaagaaaaatgaaaCTTTTATGAGCCATAACCAATCACATCAACTATTAACTATTGAGTACTTTGACTATTAATACACACcttaaactaaataaaaaaaaaaaaaattggtatgAGGATGCAAAGTTGTAGAAATTGCTGATGTACCAAACAGTGAGGTAGTAGTAGAGTTACCACAAGATCTATGGTCTATTCAATTGGTCATTGCAGTAACCAGTAATTGAATCACTCGGAAAGAAGTGGTCCATAATATTATCTTATCATTCTACCACGTACAGATTACGACTCTTGCTCTTGCTGTCACTATGTACTACAAACGATCCTTTAAAGTGATATGTCCTAACAGATTCCTTGGCTTTACCATCATATGccacaaagaaaaaaaaacatttttttttgtttttattgttgaCATATTATTACACACAAAGACATTATATCAAAATAGTTCTTAAAACTTAAAAGACCACCCATAATTTAtctaatatttcaaaaattggTCCAATTTGACCATTAACCTATAATATCATCATATCATGTCATTTTTTCCTCTCACAAAAGcttatataaatttattggtTAACAAGACTTAAAAGTTATACTTTACAGCTCGATGTTCATTGGATCTTCTGGACTAATTTCAACATCAACATAAGTGGAAAGTAGAATTGagtgaaaagaaaaagtaattGGGCTGGGCCAGTACCACAAAAAAAGCGGAATCGTTCGTGTGACATGAAGAATGATTTTGGGCTTTTCAGATTCCATTATTGTGTTCCAGATGTGAAAAGATCAATGATGTCACTCAAAACTCAAAATTTACAAGTGGGTCGGCCAAGATCTTAGCCCATCACCCAATCAAAGCAAAAGACATGAAACCAACAATTTCGGTAACACAACTATGCAAAGAAAGCGATCACTTGATTCTACAAGTTCTTATACAAATATACGAAAATGTCTTTATAAAAGGgtaataaatataatatgaatatttgttatattaaggagaatttttttttgaaaaataaaattagtgaGGAGTAAAGGTTTTATTGGAATGAATATATGTATTGCACATGATAAATTCTTATTGgtgaattttttattaaaaaataatttttactcTTTACCAAAATTTTACTTTTTGCTTTAACATCAAGCTGTCAAATATATTAAATGGTAGGTACTTCTATGAAAATATCTTCatatgaaaataatattataaacgGTATAGTTCAGTCAAACATgtttaattatctaataattcataatatcatttttacatagatatttttattaaaataaataccaTGTCAAATTATCTAACTTTTTAATTATGATCTTTTTACATAAAGACATTTTAAAGAGTAAAAGGAAacttaaataattttgtttcttgttttgatttctataaatattttcttttagtcaaataaaatttaaaatatttttatttttgtcatcTCATTAGTTTATTCCGTTAAGtattaatttttagtaataCTATAGagacaataatataaaattattttatttaacttaacatttataatttatgtatataaCTTCTAAAATCACATacttattatatttaatattatgtatttatttcaaaaataattaatgaatgacaaataaaacaattttagactaatttttattgtttttcaaacatttcttttttttttttcatatcacACTTAATGGAATAGCAAAGCTAAAATAAAGACATTGTAAATTTaactcaaccaaaaccaaaataaaaatttataagaattaaaataaaaaaatattttatgaagagaCAAGAAACTTACTTTACTCTTTGTTTTGAATTACATTTAGTTAGGTAGGTAACTAAATcaaaccatatatatatatatatatatatatatttgtgaaTTGTGAGAGATATTTTGATAAGTAGGGTGAAAGAAATGAGTGGATGAAAGAGGTGTGTGTCATGTGCAAATAGCTGTGTCATTTCACTTTTGATGGATGGCAACAAAATAAAGATGTCGTGGTTCTACTTTTATGCTTATGGCTTCACTACTCACTTCCATGGATTACGATCACAGCTATGACCTATTAGGCTATTACTACAAAATTCTATGGTGCTGGCGTGCCCCACTTTATTTTGTACCCTCCTTCTGCATTGGACAATCTTTCTCTTCTTACACATTACGTACCAATTCAAAAGCTGCATTTCTCGCATATTCTTTCTAGAAACCAGAAACATATAAcaataagaaattaaatttatttttaccgatacaataaatacataaaacatTATCTATCATTATCGTGACTAACATTTTTTAATATTCAAAGACAACTTttaatttgaaaacaaaaagtaaaaaatattattaaaaaaatattttaatcttaGCAATATTTTTACTTATTTTGTTAAAGTTGTATAATCATTGTAACTATATTATAACAAGCAAtgtttaaacaaaaaatttcaagttAAAATTATATTGCAGCGGTTGAGAGAAAACCGTTGCAAAAAGCTCATCAAACATAATTTGTTTAGTCGTTATTTTGCGGCGGTTAAAGTAAAACTGTTGTAAAATATTACGTTTTTAGTAGCCTCTTCGAAATCTCGCACACTAACCGCTGCCAGATTCTATTTAGCAGTGGTTTCTAGAAACCGCTGCTAAATGTCCGTGTGCTGAATTTCTTatagtttagtatttaatttttatattctataaatgtaaaacaaataaaaaaaatattttagaacaAACCTCTAATTATATATTCTTGTATCAATATAAGTAATTATATTTCATATCTATTATTTGAATGGTAATCTAAaagcaattaaaaaaattgatgataGTTGATGTAACTAACATTGGAACTTAGAAGAATTTATAAAATGAAAATTTGACCAAAATGTTAATGTGACAAAGGTAGAGATAATCTACTAAAATGTCAAAAGTTCATTGTCCATAATCTTAATCTTACACACAATATTAATATGACAAGTATAATTTACAAACTTATGTAACCAAAATAAAGAACTATAAATTGAAAAGCTTTTCAAAGGGTACTCGACAAAAGGGTAAAGAAATACGAAATGATAGACATTTCACTTTCAAAGGTTAATTAGatagtgaagaagaagaagatgggtACCCAATGGTAATGTCCTTAATACTAATAAAGGAAATATAATTAATCCCTACACACATATACAGCCAAGCATACCCTTCTACTCTTTCTCTACCATCACATTCATATTTAACTCAAATATTCTAGATAGACCACGATATATGTACATGccttataatattatatattctaTAGGGATGTAAGTTATTGAACTGAACCGAAATTTACCGCAAAATCGAACCAAAATTTACAACAATCGAatagaaaattgaaaaaattagtttttttgtttttttttttgaattaaaccgATAAGATCGGTTTGATTTTTGATTGGCTCGGCAGAAACCAAATTAAACTGAACCGAACCGAAGATGTGGCTTAGTAATGCaatgttttatgtttagttGTTGGAATAAGTTGAAATTGTGttgaatttgaatgtaatgtaatgtTATTTCAGTTTATTAATTGTTTTGAACATCATTTTACTGAAATTAATTTTCTATTAGTTAGGATTTAAAAACTGAAAAACCGACTGAACCAAACCGCTTTTGATTCGGTTCGATTTGATTCGATTGTTGTGCAGATAACAAACTAATTGGTTAGTACTctctaaaaattaaatagatCAATTCGATTGATTTTTAGTCTAAAACCGAACCGATAACACCCCTAATATTCTATGTTTGAACCTAGAAATTTTATTAacctataaaaatatatttacattataataaatataaatatataaaagacTACCGGGTCATGTTAATTTGTTCCAATTACTAAAAATTAAACCTCATCATTCATCCGTTTTTCCTatgtttaattaaataaaagataagcttgaaaagaataaaataaaaatgcgAGCGAGTTGTACACATGGTGCATGTATTAATTAGTGGATGACATTGAGAAAATGAGTAAGAAAAAACAATGATGTATATGTATATGGGAGTGGCATGATGAGTGAGTAGTATGTAGAGAGAGTAACATGTGTGGGTAGGTATAATTATGACACTCACACATATACAAACACAGCCTGGGGACTTGGGTATTATCTATTCTTATtactattaattaatattaataatactatcacttttattttagtatattaaaaaagttttaaaataaaatactagaataaagtgataaataaattattgaaaatttatattttagataaattaatttttaaacaaaaaaatattaataaaattaaaattttttaatataattatagaGGCTAATTTAAAGTTAGTATCTGCTTactttattagt
The genomic region above belongs to Arachis stenosperma cultivar V10309 chromosome 5, arast.V10309.gnm1.PFL2, whole genome shotgun sequence and contains:
- the LOC130981004 gene encoding uncharacterized protein LOC130981004, whose protein sequence is MFPHRGLLQLVTTLTCYVVLACTFFYPDTHGHSSNAMQNPPASDAYASLTKSCKVDTSDTICSDSSLDNSFRNVCPNSRAFCSPSMLLGSSHKEGSIKETSLGGSGSAYDSPFCIEVAHDSRQASNSSWSSDYGVFRLFNGKFISCSMNSREGVNEIPSLKAQDGHRTGRSDASCGGSLCRQKTTHFLSKYSEMSKSSSFEGSVSPNVRIGPTVLDWGQNYIYSSSEAFLTVANTCNDSILHIYEPFSTDLQFYPCNFSEVSLRPGESALICFVFFPRCLGLSLAHLILQTSSGGFIVEAKGYATESPFGIQPLSDLETSPGGGFSKNLSLFNPFDETLYVEEITAWISVSLGHSSVETEAMCNVHDFEAFDTLLFPTIKDRLGVKNSQIGSPMVAIRPHRNWEIGPHSSATLMEMDVTSGFEGKILGAFCLHLLRSSQVKSDTIIVPIEAEVDSNAASDTVGIFVSATLEVLATCDSGDNVITISLKNYAPYALRFIKVLEVVDEKLFHVNYMEGLLLFPGTVTQVGIIYCSQVSLDLNVLPPKFSNLQENCKLLILTNDSTSPLIEVPCEDILYLCFEHQRLSYVGVEDNSKLIKSDNAKAYYVGRSMQLPQDGVVETAAVDELVLGNWKSQGTTGSMSVLEEHEVLFPMIQVGSYVSRWINVKNPSKHPVLMQLVLNYGESIDECRVLDDLFHPSSSGNLALGKGAATPTKHGFSVPGSALTEAYVQPYDRASLGPIIFYPSNRCAWSGSALIRNNLSGVEWISLRGFGGLHSLALLERSDHVQSIDFNVKMLKPLNLSLPYNLLNMKEMASVCSKPLVKELYAKNTGDLPLEVIRIRVSGRECGLDGFHIPSCKGFALEPGESTKLLISYQTDFSADMVHRDLELALATGIFLIPVKATISHDMLSNCKKSMFWMRVKKYLGILLVASLLLLIFCFLFPQTAILDSLDDFCKGDDNLVQTTIKSAMGTSLLHHNQRKSKLSMSGKMNHLVEASCGGYSYDQGNPSELGMSQNLMQTSENNKKTSHLLETQDEGKWSSTTVQGSDTNKAPQLAYLMVNTGKEKGRRKKRKSHGAKLQALSEVSSSQSGNSTPSSPLSPVPSAAPKCNWLLSSNLVQPVEALSSSMTQVAAQHSENNQASSPSSKPEAPLKHCSSSRSSPHAPPSASSCAATSMHVQTTCDATTVVGGSPPSSLVSNSAVTLQSRAPGSKRHNQKAVQAQEEKGLADEYRYDIWGDHFSGFHLLGPKNVTSMKSSPAENNFDSFFVRGPQTLMTNSQEG